In Halapricum desulfuricans, a single window of DNA contains:
- a CDS encoding DUF998 domain-containing protein, producing the protein MDTGWLGRDRTDPPLDRLGRVAGTASVAVAFVGIATAIALSPSFAFGANALSDLGNPGHPAGTPATALAFNGGLIVGGVLGTAFALAIPEIAGALFVALWVLVHARQSPPIDRRTNAHRTRDR; encoded by the coding sequence ATGGATACCGGATGGCTCGGGCGTGATCGCACTGACCCCCCGCTGGACCGCCTCGGGCGCGTGGCCGGAACGGCCTCGGTCGCCGTCGCGTTCGTCGGAATCGCGACTGCGATCGCGCTCTCGCCGTCGTTCGCGTTCGGGGCGAACGCCCTCTCGGATCTCGGGAACCCGGGCCACCCGGCCGGCACGCCGGCGACTGCGCTGGCGTTCAACGGCGGGCTGATCGTCGGCGGGGTGCTGGGAACGGCGTTCGCCCTCGCGATCCCCGAGATTGCCGGCGCGCTGTTCGTCGCGCTGTGGGTGCTCGTCCACGCCCGGCAGTCGCCGCCGATCGATCGACGGACGAACGCACATCGCACCCGAGACAGGTAG
- a CDS encoding RNase P subunit p30 family protein yields the protein MTRYEAVHAHPDGDATVARLALTASEYGYDGLVVRNHGDALPEYDADRISAAYGIDIVEGVEIRADDPGRASGFVGSHRDRRTIVAVHGGSVEMNRFAVEQPAVDVLAHPMVGDGDFNHVLAKAAKRNSVHVALSLARVLRADGGERVRALRDLRKLRELLADADAPFVVSADPRSHLQLRAPRELRALGDVIGFDADVIETGLAAWGDLAERNRERASDAFVEPGVRLDEE from the coding sequence ATGACACGCTACGAGGCGGTCCACGCCCACCCGGACGGCGACGCGACTGTCGCCAGGCTCGCGCTCACGGCGAGCGAATACGGCTATGACGGCCTCGTCGTCCGCAATCACGGCGACGCACTGCCGGAATACGACGCCGACCGGATCAGTGCGGCATACGGGATCGACATCGTCGAGGGTGTCGAGATTCGTGCTGACGATCCGGGGCGAGCCAGCGGGTTCGTCGGCAGCCATCGCGACCGTCGGACGATCGTCGCCGTCCACGGCGGGTCCGTCGAGATGAACCGGTTCGCCGTCGAGCAACCGGCAGTAGACGTACTCGCCCATCCGATGGTCGGCGACGGCGATTTCAACCACGTGCTCGCGAAAGCCGCGAAACGGAACAGCGTCCACGTGGCACTGTCGCTGGCGCGCGTCCTCCGGGCCGACGGCGGCGAACGCGTGCGGGCGCTGCGCGACCTCCGGAAACTCCGTGAGCTGCTCGCGGACGCCGACGCGCCGTTCGTCGTCAGTGCCGACCCGCGGAGCCATCTCCAGTTGCGCGCGCCGAGGGAACTCCGTGCTCTCGGGGACGTGATCGGCTTCGACGCCGACGTGATCGAGACGGGGCTGGCCGCCTGGGGCGACCTCGCCGAGCGGAACCGGGAGCGGGCCAGCGACGCGTTCGTCGAACCCGGTGTCCGACTCGACGAGGAGTGA
- a CDS encoding uS10/mL48 family ribosomal protein — protein sequence MPFVTKLTFESGDRHRLEDVVEEIKTDAARKGVEHKGPHPQPPENVRVPQSKTLLDTGGEFDAWDYTVYTRTIEIVGHDEFARSVAGRDVPDAISVGVEVEQQRGQGHKN from the coding sequence ATGCCCTTCGTCACGAAACTCACCTTCGAGAGCGGGGATCGCCACCGCCTCGAGGACGTCGTCGAGGAGATCAAGACCGACGCCGCGCGCAAGGGCGTCGAACACAAGGGGCCGCATCCACAGCCGCCCGAAAACGTCCGCGTCCCCCAGTCGAAGACGCTGCTCGATACGGGCGGCGAGTTCGACGCCTGGGACTACACCGTCTACACCAGAACGATCGAGATCGTCGGCCACGACGAATTCGCCCGATCGGTCGCCGGCCGTGACGTGCCCGACGCGATCTCGGTCGGCGTCGAGGTCGAACAGCAGCGGGGACAGGGACACAAAAACTAG
- the dnaJ gene encoding molecular chaperone DnaJ codes for MSEDFYEILGVSRDASEEEIQEAYREKAREYHPDVSDDPDAEEKFKQVKKAKEVLTDEEKRRAYDQMGHERFEQAEKRGGFDGDGPGGRGGRGGDPFGGGFNMEDIFDQFFGGGRRRRGGSDRPRQGQDLKTTLEIDLEEAYEGAEKQVTVRRPETCPDCDGSGHPPDADSRTCPECNGRGQVTQVQQTPMGRVQQTTTCRRCGGEGTLYEETCSTCGGDGVVRNEATLTVEIPAGIQDGQTLRMEREGAPGENGGPNGDLLIDVSIRDHPEFERDGDDLRRREPLSFPQAVFGDTIEVETLDGAVELEVPSGTQSGETFRLEGKGMPRLRRRGNGDLYVTVQVYTPEQLNDDQREALEAFAEASDEDIDVEQGFFEKLKNSI; via the coding sequence ATGAGCGAGGATTTCTACGAGATACTCGGCGTCTCGCGCGACGCCAGCGAGGAGGAGATTCAGGAGGCCTACCGAGAGAAGGCCCGCGAGTACCACCCCGACGTGAGCGACGACCCCGACGCCGAGGAGAAGTTCAAGCAGGTCAAGAAAGCGAAGGAGGTCCTGACAGACGAGGAGAAGCGACGCGCCTACGACCAGATGGGCCACGAGCGCTTCGAGCAGGCCGAAAAGCGGGGCGGTTTCGACGGCGACGGCCCCGGCGGTCGCGGCGGCCGCGGCGGCGACCCGTTCGGCGGCGGGTTCAACATGGAGGACATCTTCGATCAGTTCTTCGGCGGCGGTCGCCGGCGTCGTGGCGGCAGCGACCGGCCGCGGCAGGGCCAGGACCTGAAAACCACACTCGAGATCGACCTCGAGGAGGCCTACGAGGGAGCCGAAAAACAGGTGACGGTCCGTCGGCCCGAGACCTGTCCGGACTGCGACGGCAGCGGCCACCCGCCGGACGCGGACAGCCGGACCTGCCCGGAGTGCAACGGGCGCGGCCAGGTCACGCAGGTCCAGCAGACGCCGATGGGGCGCGTCCAGCAGACGACGACCTGCCGTCGCTGTGGCGGCGAGGGAACCCTCTACGAGGAGACCTGCTCGACCTGCGGCGGCGACGGCGTCGTCCGCAACGAGGCGACGCTGACCGTCGAGATCCCCGCCGGCATTCAGGACGGCCAGACGCTCCGGATGGAGCGGGAGGGCGCGCCCGGCGAGAACGGCGGGCCGAACGGCGACCTGCTGATCGACGTCTCGATCCGCGATCACCCCGAGTTCGAACGCGACGGCGACGACCTCCGGCGGCGCGAGCCGCTCTCGTTCCCGCAGGCGGTCTTCGGCGACACGATCGAGGTGGAGACGCTCGACGGCGCCGTCGAGTTAGAGGTCCCGTCGGGCACCCAGAGCGGTGAGACGTTCCGCCTCGAGGGCAAGGGGATGCCACGCCTGCGCCGGCGCGGGAACGGCGACCTCTACGTGACCGTCCAGGTGTACACGCCCGAGCAACTCAACGACGACCAGCGCGAGGCTCTGGAGGCGTTCGCCGAGGCCAGCGACGAGGACATCGACGTCGAGCAGGGCTTTTTCGAGAAACTGAAGAACTCTATCTGA
- a CDS encoding class I SAM-dependent methyltransferase gives MTGDVEEHAARFDEKAAEYDDGDHSPEYRDCRDLVIEHAAVDGDIVLDLGAGTGAISLALAPAADRVIGRDVSEGMLEQARKKASDAGIENVEFGRGRFREPDVPGDAAVDVVVSNFAMHHLSDGEKRDAIDVIAGLEPDRFVLGDVMLFGEADPEEPFYSPEVDDPATVGVLADALTDAGFALTAVEAVHEQVGVLVAERGDDRT, from the coding sequence ATGACTGGAGACGTCGAGGAGCACGCAGCACGTTTCGACGAGAAGGCCGCCGAGTACGACGACGGCGACCACAGCCCCGAGTATCGGGACTGCCGCGACCTGGTGATCGAGCACGCGGCGGTCGACGGCGATATCGTGCTCGATCTCGGGGCCGGAACGGGTGCGATCTCGCTCGCACTCGCCCCGGCGGCCGACCGCGTGATCGGCCGGGACGTGAGCGAGGGCATGCTCGAGCAGGCCCGAAAAAAGGCGTCCGACGCCGGAATCGAGAACGTCGAGTTCGGCCGGGGTCGATTCCGCGAGCCCGACGTACCCGGAGATGCGGCCGTCGACGTCGTCGTCTCGAACTTCGCGATGCATCACCTCTCGGACGGGGAGAAACGCGACGCGATCGACGTGATCGCGGGCCTCGAACCCGACCGGTTCGTCCTCGGGGACGTCATGCTGTTCGGCGAGGCCGACCCCGAGGAACCGTTCTACTCGCCCGAAGTGGACGACCCGGCGACGGTTGGCGTGCTGGCCGACGCGCTGACCGACGCCGGGTTCGCGCTGACCGCGGTCGAGGCGGTCCACGAGCAGGTCGGCGTGCTCGTCGCCGAGCGGGGGGACGACCGAACGTGA
- a CDS encoding 50S ribosomal protein L11: MAGTIEVLVPGGQADPGPPLGPELGPTPVDVQAVVQEINDQTAAFDGTEVPVTVEYEDDGSFEIEVGVPPTAELVKDEAGFETGSGEPQEEFVADLSVDQIKQIAEQKHPDLLSYDLKAAAKEVVGTCTSLGVTIEGNDPREFKERIDDGEYDDVFAEEAAA; this comes from the coding sequence ATGGCAGGCACAATCGAAGTTCTCGTTCCGGGCGGCCAGGCCGATCCCGGCCCGCCGCTCGGCCCCGAACTCGGGCCGACCCCCGTAGACGTGCAGGCAGTCGTCCAGGAGATCAACGATCAGACCGCGGCCTTCGACGGCACCGAAGTCCCCGTTACCGTCGAGTACGAGGACGACGGTTCCTTCGAGATCGAGGTCGGTGTCCCGCCGACAGCCGAACTGGTCAAAGACGAGGCCGGTTTCGAGACCGGCAGCGGCGAACCCCAGGAGGAGTTCGTCGCCGACCTCTCCGTGGACCAGATCAAGCAGATCGCGGAGCAGAAACACCCCGACCTGCTTTCCTACGATCTCAAGGCCGCGGCCAAAGAGGTCGTCGGCACGTGCACCTCGCTGGGCGTCACCATCGAGGGCAACGATCCTCGCGAATTCAAAGAGCGGATCGACGACGGCGAGTACGACGACGTCTTCGCTGAGGAAGCGGCGGCGTAA
- a CDS encoding NUDIX hydrolase, whose protein sequence is MTAVDNLWYLADEADQQAEQTYHDLQSRHDGVTEFTKTRWVSRRRFQTVAQRISGNGLPYGAHALVTDDSGSVLLVRHRDVDMWVLPGGEVDDGESFKAAARRELHEEAGIEATFDGLALLGRVEFHGDGHTTWGALPIYEGAADSTELSVDDPDGEIVQARWFETLPDDARDRSVLRSWLEDGS, encoded by the coding sequence ATGACGGCCGTCGACAACCTGTGGTACCTGGCCGACGAGGCCGACCAGCAGGCCGAGCAGACCTACCATGACCTCCAGTCGCGTCACGACGGCGTCACCGAGTTCACGAAGACGCGGTGGGTCTCGCGACGGCGGTTCCAGACGGTCGCCCAGCGGATCAGCGGGAACGGGCTCCCATACGGCGCACACGCGCTGGTGACCGACGACAGCGGTTCGGTCCTGCTCGTCCGCCACCGCGACGTCGACATGTGGGTGTTACCCGGCGGCGAAGTCGATGACGGAGAATCGTTCAAGGCGGCCGCACGGCGCGAACTCCACGAGGAGGCGGGGATCGAAGCCACGTTCGACGGGCTCGCACTGCTCGGGCGCGTGGAGTTTCACGGCGATGGACATACGACCTGGGGCGCGTTACCGATATACGAGGGTGCGGCCGACTCCACCGAACTGTCCGTCGACGATCCCGACGGCGAGATCGTCCAGGCGCGCTGGTTCGAGACGCTTCCCGACGACGCCAGGGACCGGTCAGTCCTTCGGTCCTGGCTCGAAGACGGCTCGTGA
- the psmA gene encoding archaeal proteasome endopeptidase complex subunit alpha gives MQGSQQQQAYDRGITIFSPDGRLYQVEYAREAVKRGTASIGVRTPEGVVLAVDKRIRSPLMERSSVEKIHKADDHIGIASAGHVADARQLIDFARQQAQINQLRYDEPIGVETLTKAVTDHIQQYTQVGGARPFGVALIIAGVADGQPRLYETDPSGTPYEWKALAVGADRNDIREYLEDNYEDDMTLDDGVGLALSALASVNDDGLSPEGVGVATIAVEDERFRELDDDEKREYLEANGVLATEEDDEDEESDE, from the coding sequence ATGCAGGGAAGCCAACAACAGCAAGCGTACGATCGGGGAATCACCATCTTCTCGCCCGACGGACGCCTCTATCAGGTCGAGTACGCCCGGGAAGCAGTCAAGCGCGGGACGGCGAGCATTGGCGTGCGAACGCCCGAGGGCGTCGTCCTGGCCGTCGACAAGCGGATCCGCTCGCCGCTGATGGAGCGTTCCTCCGTCGAGAAGATTCACAAGGCCGACGACCACATCGGGATCGCCAGCGCGGGCCACGTCGCCGACGCCCGCCAGCTCATCGACTTCGCGCGCCAGCAGGCCCAGATCAACCAGCTGCGCTACGACGAGCCGATCGGCGTCGAGACGCTGACGAAAGCCGTCACCGACCACATCCAGCAGTACACGCAGGTCGGCGGCGCGCGCCCGTTCGGCGTCGCGCTGATCATCGCTGGCGTCGCCGACGGACAGCCACGACTCTACGAGACTGACCCCTCCGGCACGCCCTACGAGTGGAAGGCGCTGGCCGTCGGGGCCGACCGCAACGACATCCGTGAGTATCTCGAAGACAACTACGAGGACGACATGACCCTCGATGACGGCGTCGGACTGGCGCTGTCGGCGCTGGCGTCGGTCAACGACGACGGGCTCTCGCCTGAAGGCGTCGGCGTCGCCACGATCGCCGTCGAGGACGAACGCTTCCGGGAACTCGACGACGACGAGAAACGCGAGTACCTCGAGGCGAACGGCGTTCTGGCGACCGAAGAGGACGACGAGGACGAGGAGAGCGACGAGTAG
- a CDS encoding DUF1918 domain-containing protein, with product MSFEEDDRVILHDEHSEHDGEVGTVTQKMETMFGDANYIVSFEEGQEQGVPEDNLEPAEEDDEDD from the coding sequence ATGAGCTTCGAAGAAGACGACCGCGTCATTCTGCACGACGAACACAGTGAACACGACGGCGAAGTCGGGACCGTCACCCAGAAGATGGAAACGATGTTCGGCGACGCCAACTATATCGTCAGTTTCGAGGAGGGGCAAGAGCAGGGCGTGCCCGAGGACAACCTCGAACCCGCAGAGGAAGACGACGAAGACGACTGA
- a CDS encoding NAD(P)/FAD-dependent oxidoreductase, with amino-acid sequence MTNVLVVGGGPAGLSAALFTQKNGLETTVFDTDGTWMHKAHLFNYPGIGSQDGSAYMETLRTQVDSFGVEHLQQEVTDVAATDDGFTVTTEEGDHEGSYLVLATGADRDLADALGCAFDGDLVEVDLSMETSVDDAYATGAMVRAEEWQAIISAGDGAAAALNILSKEKGEHYHDFDVPADAAATFGPEE; translated from the coding sequence ATGACGAACGTACTCGTCGTCGGCGGCGGTCCCGCCGGACTGAGCGCGGCACTGTTCACACAGAAGAACGGTCTCGAGACGACAGTCTTCGACACCGACGGCACCTGGATGCACAAGGCCCACCTGTTCAACTACCCGGGCATCGGCTCCCAGGACGGCTCGGCGTACATGGAGACGCTCCGAACGCAGGTCGACAGCTTCGGCGTCGAACACCTCCAGCAGGAGGTCACCGACGTCGCGGCGACCGACGATGGGTTCACTGTCACGACCGAGGAGGGCGACCACGAGGGGTCGTATCTGGTCCTCGCGACGGGCGCGGACCGCGACCTCGCGGACGCGCTGGGCTGTGCCTTCGACGGCGACCTCGTTGAGGTCGACCTGTCGATGGAGACCAGCGTCGACGACGCCTACGCGACCGGGGCGATGGTCCGCGCCGAGGAGTGGCAGGCGATCATCTCCGCCGGTGACGGGGCCGCGGCGGCGCTGAACATCCTCTCGAAGGAGAAGGGTGAACACTACCACGACTTCGACGTGCCCGCCGACGCGGCCGCGACGTTCGGCCCCGAAGAATAG
- a CDS encoding potassium channel family protein, with translation MNKWYRRTIYSFAVLVVIIFAYAVVYHYGMLYLEGESKTFLQSLEVVVQTFTTTGFGEDAPWSSDLMNVLVITMDLTGVALIFLALPVLIFPLFEEALSTTVPTSVEDDLADHVVVCADTPRAEVLIDELDSWDVEYVLVEPDREAATERYESGYRVVHDDPTTVSGLESANLADARAIVADVDDDVDASIVLTAQEVSEDVQIVSVVEDPDQRRYHELAGADAVLSPRPLLGESLAAKVTTGVRAEFEDAVAIDGDLQIAELPVGAGSPLEGRTIAESGIREATGVNVIGAWFCGEFESPPSPETTIDRGTVLLVTGRPDQLADLREQASASIRQFDGGRVLIAGYGQVGQRVAEMLDEQGVPHTTVDAVDRDGVDVVGDVTDPETLEAARIHDARTVLLAIPDDTASEFATLVVRDLSPDTEIVARVEQAESVQKMYRAGADYVLALETITGRMIASTVLEDEDVIAFDTQIEVVRTTAPGMTGQTLQEADVRSRTGCTVVAVERDGAVHTDLGSEFRIESGDELVVVGTDEGTNRFTEQYR, from the coding sequence ATGAACAAGTGGTACCGCCGAACGATCTACTCGTTCGCCGTCCTCGTGGTGATTATCTTCGCCTACGCCGTCGTCTACCATTACGGGATGCTCTACCTCGAGGGCGAGTCGAAGACCTTCCTGCAGTCGCTGGAGGTCGTCGTCCAGACGTTCACGACGACGGGTTTCGGCGAGGACGCCCCGTGGAGTTCCGATCTGATGAACGTCCTCGTCATCACGATGGACCTGACGGGTGTCGCGTTGATTTTCCTGGCGCTGCCGGTGTTGATCTTCCCGCTGTTCGAGGAGGCGCTTTCGACGACCGTGCCGACCAGCGTCGAAGACGACCTTGCGGATCACGTCGTCGTCTGTGCGGACACGCCGCGAGCGGAGGTGTTGATCGACGAACTCGACTCCTGGGACGTCGAGTACGTCCTCGTCGAACCCGATCGAGAGGCGGCGACCGAGCGCTACGAGAGCGGGTACCGGGTCGTTCACGACGATCCGACGACCGTCTCGGGACTGGAGAGCGCGAACCTCGCCGACGCGCGCGCGATCGTCGCTGACGTGGACGACGACGTCGACGCGAGCATCGTCCTGACCGCACAGGAGGTCAGCGAGGACGTCCAGATCGTGAGCGTCGTCGAGGACCCCGACCAGCGACGCTACCACGAACTCGCCGGGGCCGACGCGGTGCTGTCACCGCGGCCGCTTCTGGGCGAGAGCCTCGCCGCGAAAGTCACGACCGGTGTCCGGGCGGAGTTCGAGGACGCGGTCGCCATCGACGGCGACCTGCAGATCGCCGAGCTCCCGGTCGGTGCCGGCAGTCCACTCGAGGGGCGGACGATCGCCGAGAGCGGCATCCGCGAGGCGACCGGCGTCAACGTGATCGGGGCGTGGTTCTGTGGCGAGTTCGAGAGCCCGCCCTCGCCGGAGACGACGATCGACCGGGGGACCGTCCTGCTGGTCACCGGTCGTCCGGACCAGCTCGCCGACCTCCGTGAGCAAGCGAGCGCGTCGATCCGACAGTTCGACGGCGGGCGCGTGCTGATCGCCGGGTACGGACAGGTCGGACAGCGCGTCGCCGAGATGCTTGACGAACAGGGCGTTCCCCACACGACCGTCGACGCCGTCGACCGCGATGGCGTCGATGTCGTCGGCGACGTAACCGATCCCGAAACGCTGGAGGCGGCCCGCATTCACGACGCCAGGACGGTCCTGCTTGCGATTCCCGACGACACGGCCTCGGAGTTCGCGACGCTGGTCGTCCGGGATCTCAGCCCCGACACGGAGATCGTCGCCCGCGTCGAACAGGCCGAGAGCGTCCAGAAGATGTACCGCGCCGGTGCCGATTACGTGCTCGCGCTGGAGACGATCACCGGCCGGATGATCGCCTCGACCGTCCTCGAAGACGAGGACGTCATCGCGTTCGATACCCAGATCGAGGTCGTCCGGACGACGGCCCCGGGGATGACGGGTCAGACGCTCCAGGAAGCGGACGTCAGATCGCGCACGGGCTGTACGGTTGTCGCCGTCGAACGCGACGGCGCGGTCCACACAGATCTCGGATCCGAGTTCCGGATCGAGAGCGGCGACGAACTGGTGGTCGTCGGCACCGACGAGGGGACGAACCGCTTCACCGAGCAGTACCGGTAG
- a CDS encoding Rpp14/Pop5 family protein has product MKHLPKHLQPRWRYLAVGFETWPDADVDRGVFQRELWYAAQNLLGDVGSADVDLTVVRFDRWDGGGEAIVRVRRDESDRARAIVACVETVGSDPIGVRVAGTSGTVRACEEKYMRGGPERTEQRHVTAGGDTQAVAVRDGRLEYRTNDALTAGTPLDIE; this is encoded by the coding sequence GTGAAACACCTCCCGAAACACCTCCAGCCGCGGTGGCGATACCTGGCGGTCGGGTTCGAGACGTGGCCCGACGCGGACGTCGATCGTGGCGTCTTCCAGCGCGAGCTGTGGTACGCCGCCCAGAACCTGCTCGGCGACGTCGGAAGTGCGGACGTGGATCTGACCGTCGTGCGCTTCGACCGCTGGGACGGTGGCGGCGAGGCGATCGTCCGGGTTCGGCGCGACGAGAGCGACCGCGCCCGGGCGATCGTCGCCTGCGTCGAGACGGTCGGGTCGGACCCGATCGGGGTTCGGGTCGCCGGGACCAGCGGAACCGTCCGGGCTTGTGAAGAAAAGTATATGCGTGGGGGACCGGAACGAACCGAGCAGAGACACGTCACAGCCGGGGGCGACACGCAGGCGGTTGCCGTCCGCGACGGCCGGCTCGAATACCGCACGAACGACGCGCTCACGGCTGGGACGCCACTCGACATCGAGTAA
- a CDS encoding ABC transporter ATP-binding protein has protein sequence MTAIETTDLRMEFGDVTALADLNLTVGDGELFGLLGPNGSGKTTTIEILTGQLRPTSGGATVLGIDPVEEPLEVRSQVGILPEREDPPSFLTPREYLEFAGEIRGLDDTADRIDEWAGKLAFEGKLDTLATNLSEGERQRVMLAQAFFHEPSLVFIDEPLVNLDPILQEEVKDHLRAYCEAGNTLFLSTHFVDVAEELCTQVGVLREGRLLGTTDPRTLSEEESLLEYFLATVDGDGPEAVPTTGR, from the coding sequence ATGACCGCTATCGAGACGACGGATCTCCGGATGGAGTTCGGGGACGTGACGGCGCTTGCGGACCTGAATCTGACTGTCGGCGACGGGGAACTGTTCGGGCTGCTGGGTCCGAACGGGTCCGGGAAGACGACGACGATCGAGATCCTGACCGGTCAGTTGCGGCCGACAAGCGGTGGCGCGACTGTCCTGGGGATCGACCCGGTCGAGGAACCGCTCGAAGTGCGGTCGCAGGTCGGCATCCTCCCCGAGCGCGAGGACCCGCCGAGTTTCCTCACGCCGCGGGAGTATCTGGAGTTCGCCGGGGAGATCCGCGGTCTCGACGACACCGCCGACCGGATCGACGAGTGGGCGGGGAAACTTGCCTTCGAGGGGAAACTCGACACGCTGGCGACCAACCTCTCGGAGGGCGAACGCCAGCGCGTCATGCTCGCACAGGCGTTCTTCCACGAGCCGTCGCTGGTGTTCATCGACGAGCCGCTGGTCAACCTGGACCCGATCCTGCAAGAGGAGGTTAAAGACCACTTGCGGGCATACTGTGAGGCCGGCAACACGCTGTTTCTCTCGACGCACTTCGTCGACGTCGCCGAGGAGCTCTGTACACAGGTCGGCGTTCTCAGGGAAGGACGGCTGCTCGGGACGACCGACCCGCGGACCCTGTCGGAGGAGGAGTCGCTGCTTGAGTACTTCCTCGCGACGGTCGACGGCGACGGCCCCGAGGCGGTCCCGACGACCGGGAGGTGA
- a CDS encoding OBG GTPase family GTP-binding protein: MGLEEEIEELEQEIADTPYNKATEEHIGRLKAKLAEKKDKLEAQQSGSGGGPGYAVEKHGDATVALVGFPSVGKSTLINAMTNADSEVAEYEFTTLNVNPGMLQYRGANIQMLDVPGLIEGAAGGRGGGKEVLSVVRTADLIVFVLSVFEIDQYERLSEELYRNKVRLDADPPNVSVRKKHKDGISVNASVDLDLDEETIKSVLREHGYVNADVTVGEQVDIDRLIDGIMDNREYLPSIVAVNKADLIEPDYKGTVDENLREHGLDPDDAIFISAELEKGLDALKERIYDELGLIRIYMDKPGRGIDREDPLMLFEGDTVGDACKKIGGRFDERFRFARVSGPSAKHDDQQVGRDHELADEDVLRIVVDR; the protein is encoded by the coding sequence ATGGGGCTCGAAGAGGAGATCGAGGAACTCGAGCAGGAGATCGCCGATACGCCCTACAACAAGGCGACCGAAGAGCACATCGGCCGTCTAAAGGCCAAACTCGCCGAGAAGAAAGACAAGCTCGAGGCCCAGCAATCGGGGTCGGGCGGCGGCCCCGGCTACGCCGTCGAGAAACACGGCGACGCGACCGTCGCGCTGGTCGGCTTCCCCAGCGTCGGCAAATCGACGCTCATCAACGCGATGACCAACGCCGACAGCGAGGTCGCCGAGTACGAGTTCACCACGCTGAACGTCAACCCCGGTATGCTCCAGTACAGGGGCGCGAACATCCAGATGCTGGACGTCCCCGGGCTGATCGAAGGCGCGGCCGGCGGCCGGGGCGGTGGCAAGGAAGTACTGTCGGTCGTCCGCACGGCCGATCTTATCGTGTTCGTCCTTTCGGTGTTCGAGATCGACCAGTACGAGCGCCTCAGCGAGGAACTCTACCGGAACAAGGTCCGGCTGGACGCCGATCCCCCGAACGTCTCGGTTCGCAAGAAACACAAAGACGGGATCAGCGTCAACGCCTCAGTCGATCTCGACCTCGACGAGGAGACGATCAAGAGCGTCCTGCGCGAGCACGGGTACGTCAACGCCGACGTCACGGTCGGCGAACAGGTCGATATCGATCGGCTCATCGACGGGATCATGGACAACCGCGAGTACCTCCCCTCGATCGTGGCCGTCAACAAGGCCGATCTCATCGAGCCCGACTACAAGGGAACCGTCGACGAGAATCTCCGCGAGCACGGGCTCGATCCCGACGACGCGATCTTCATCAGCGCCGAACTGGAGAAGGGGCTCGACGCGCTGAAAGAGCGGATTTACGACGAACTCGGGCTGATCCGGATCTACATGGACAAGCCCGGTCGCGGGATCGACCGCGAGGACCCACTCATGCTGTTCGAGGGCGATACTGTCGGCGACGCCTGCAAGAAGATCGGCGGTCGCTTCGACGAGCGCTTTCGCTTCGCCCGCGTGTCCGGTCCCAGCGCCAAACACGACGACCAGCAAGTCGGTCGCGACCACGAACTGGCCGACGAGGACGTCCTCCGGATCGTCGTCGACCGGTGA
- a CDS encoding RNA-binding protein, which translates to MSSVPLHYIDLRAFCYATEDDRRVESALRTLLPEAFELQRLENEGHHGDRILVFSARVENADEMRVVLDRLGELPADQRQRLRSELDERVTDNTELFLTLDKQAAFGGDVRLGDGITVRAKVEAYPATKDAAVENARDVLESP; encoded by the coding sequence ATGTCGTCGGTCCCGCTTCACTACATCGACCTCCGTGCGTTCTGCTACGCGACGGAAGACGACAGGCGCGTCGAGAGCGCGCTCCGAACGCTGCTGCCTGAAGCGTTCGAGCTCCAGCGACTGGAAAACGAGGGGCATCACGGCGACCGGATCCTCGTCTTCTCGGCACGGGTCGAGAACGCCGACGAGATGCGGGTCGTGCTGGATCGGCTCGGCGAGTTGCCCGCCGACCAGCGCCAGCGACTACGCTCGGAACTCGACGAGCGGGTTACCGACAACACCGAACTGTTTCTGACCCTCGACAAGCAGGCGGCGTTCGGCGGCGACGTCCGACTCGGCGACGGGATTACGGTCCGCGCGAAAGTCGAGGCCTACCCCGCCACGAAGGACGCCGCCGTCGAGAACGCGCGCGACGTACTCGAATCGCCCTAA